Proteins from a genomic interval of Granulicella sp. L56:
- a CDS encoding SpoIIE family protein phosphatase → MPTADKPRRTTPPAAPAPVETPQHQFEGDYRPTAEEGAPVARPTNIRVEPLQVDFLHNIADALNSTLDLNTLMHRVADLVRAVIDYRIFAILLVNDRTNELWMRFQTGHAPEVERLRIKIGRGIIGQAALQRKSLLVDDVSKDEHYISANPNVKSELAVPLLVKNKVIGVLDIESETLGYFTTEHQRLLELVASRMSIAIENARLYTRVSRQAQTLTVLNEISREITSILDLDDLLERIGQLLKRVIDFQMFSILLWNERTQQFEHRFSSRYGERITRERTIALGQGIIGIAAQQREPLLSPDTRKDARYVAENPETRSELAVPLLNKGQVIGVLDLEHTRVNYYNEDHQRTLSTLGAQVAISIANARLYQRIHEEEQRMERDLEMARKVQLRLMPSRPPKLERAEIAVQFLAARSIGGDVYDFLDYGSPGMPARIALAVGDVSGKAAPAALYAALVSGILRSLAPQQLSPAAMLAALNDQLQERKLASQYVTMLMAVWDDSNQTLQIANAGSVQPVFVSRTSEGVTVKTIKAEGFPLGLFPNVSYEEFTLSTQPGDMIVFFSDGIPDAENADGEMFGTDRLRQVLESQVEPTAASTVEAILKAVSDFQSGIEHFDDETVVVLQVR, encoded by the coding sequence GCCGCGCCGAACCACTCCCCCCGCTGCGCCAGCGCCGGTTGAGACCCCGCAGCACCAGTTCGAAGGAGACTACCGTCCCACGGCGGAGGAGGGCGCTCCCGTTGCACGGCCTACGAATATTCGGGTGGAGCCTCTGCAGGTGGATTTTCTCCACAATATCGCGGATGCGCTGAACTCCACGCTTGACCTGAATACGCTGATGCACCGGGTGGCCGACCTGGTCCGCGCTGTCATCGACTATCGGATCTTTGCGATCCTGCTGGTCAATGACCGCACCAACGAACTGTGGATGCGCTTTCAGACCGGACATGCTCCCGAGGTGGAGCGCCTGCGCATCAAGATTGGGCGCGGAATCATCGGACAGGCGGCTCTGCAACGCAAGTCGCTGCTGGTGGACGACGTATCCAAAGACGAGCACTACATCAGCGCGAACCCGAATGTGAAGTCGGAGCTGGCGGTGCCGCTGCTGGTGAAGAACAAGGTCATCGGCGTGCTCGATATCGAGTCGGAGACGCTGGGGTACTTTACGACGGAGCATCAGCGGCTGCTGGAACTGGTGGCCTCGCGCATGTCGATCGCGATTGAGAATGCGCGGCTTTATACGCGGGTCTCGCGACAGGCGCAGACGTTGACGGTGCTCAATGAAATTTCGCGCGAGATTACGAGCATCCTCGACCTCGATGACCTGTTGGAGCGCATCGGCCAACTGCTCAAGCGCGTCATCGACTTCCAGATGTTCAGCATCCTGCTGTGGAACGAGCGCACGCAACAGTTTGAGCATCGCTTCTCCTCGCGTTACGGGGAACGGATCACCCGCGAACGCACGATTGCGCTGGGACAAGGGATCATCGGGATCGCCGCGCAGCAGAGGGAACCGCTACTCTCCCCCGACACGCGGAAAGATGCGCGCTATGTCGCCGAGAATCCCGAGACGCGCTCGGAGTTGGCGGTGCCGCTGCTGAACAAGGGGCAGGTCATCGGCGTGCTGGACCTCGAACATACGCGGGTCAATTACTACAACGAAGACCATCAGCGAACGCTCTCGACGCTAGGGGCGCAGGTGGCTATTTCAATTGCCAATGCACGGCTCTACCAGCGCATCCACGAGGAAGAACAGCGCATGGAACGCGACCTGGAGATGGCGAGGAAGGTGCAACTGAGGCTGATGCCTTCGCGCCCGCCGAAGCTGGAGCGGGCCGAGATTGCGGTGCAGTTTTTGGCGGCGCGATCTATTGGCGGCGATGTCTACGACTTTCTCGACTACGGCTCGCCGGGGATGCCCGCACGAATCGCTCTCGCCGTAGGAGATGTCAGCGGTAAGGCCGCTCCGGCGGCACTGTATGCTGCGCTGGTAAGCGGAATTCTGCGCTCGCTGGCTCCGCAGCAGCTTTCGCCTGCCGCAATGCTGGCAGCGCTGAACGATCAGTTGCAGGAGCGCAAGCTGGCCTCGCAGTACGTGACCATGCTGATGGCAGTGTGGGACGACTCGAACCAGACGCTGCAGATCGCCAACGCGGGATCGGTGCAGCCGGTGTTCGTCTCGCGCACGTCGGAAGGCGTGACGGTGAAGACGATCAAGGCCGAGGGCTTTCCCCTGGGACTCTTTCCCAACGTCTCTTACGAGGAGTTCACGCTGTCAACGCAGCCGGGCGACATGATCGTCTTCTTCTCTGACGGTATTCCCGACGCCGAGAACGCTGACGGGGAGATGTTCGGCACCGACCGTCTGCGGCAGGTGCTGGAGTCGCAGGTTGAGCCGACGGCGGCATCGACGGTTGAGGCAATCCTGAAGGCTGTTTCGGACTTTCAGTCCGGCATCGAGCACTTCGACGATGAGACCGTGGTGGTGCTGCAGGTTCGTTGA